One Methanocellales archaeon DNA segment encodes these proteins:
- the coaBC gene encoding bifunctional phosphopantothenoylcysteine decarboxylase/phosphopantothenate--cysteine ligase CoaBC, whose protein sequence is MVLLTHPAFDIKGAESDELSGKKIVLGITGSIAAVETVKLARELMRFGADVHAVMSPSAEKIIHPHALQYATGHEVITELTGKIEHVELCGCREDKADLLLIAPCTANTIGKIAAGIDDTSVTTFATTALGSGMPIVIAPAMHSSMYSHPIVMKNIRHLKELGIVFMNPRMEEGSAKLASIEDIVLCVLRVLDRNELKGKKVLITAGGTAESIDPIRILTSRSSGKTGLELAREAYIRGADVKLVQRGHSPYSEIESTYVESAQQMTDAVLNELRNGFDVLICPAAISDYTVDKHPDKASFGKEQTLSLKPVPKMIELVRKNHPDLTIIGFKAETNVSVKELISRARSMMDEYKLDLVVANDVGKGGIGEDENEVYILSNEIMHVKGSKSDIAKKVIDALVEVL, encoded by the coding sequence ATGGTACTCTTGACTCATCCGGCATTTGACATAAAAGGCGCAGAGAGCGATGAACTCTCTGGCAAGAAAATAGTTCTAGGTATCACGGGTAGCATAGCTGCCGTCGAGACTGTCAAGCTGGCACGAGAGCTGATGAGATTTGGCGCAGATGTTCATGCAGTGATGTCTCCTTCTGCTGAAAAAATCATACACCCACACGCACTTCAATACGCAACCGGGCATGAAGTGATTACTGAGCTTACAGGCAAGATCGAGCACGTTGAGCTGTGTGGATGCCGGGAGGATAAAGCAGATCTGTTGTTGATCGCCCCTTGCACGGCGAATACCATCGGAAAGATCGCAGCTGGGATCGATGATACCTCTGTAACGACCTTTGCCACCACCGCACTTGGGTCTGGCATGCCGATCGTCATAGCTCCTGCCATGCATAGTTCGATGTATTCACATCCGATAGTCATGAAAAATATCCGGCATCTAAAAGAATTAGGAATAGTGTTCATGAATCCAAGGATGGAAGAGGGGAGCGCGAAGCTCGCTAGCATCGAGGACATCGTCCTATGTGTGTTACGAGTTCTCGACAGAAACGAATTGAAGGGGAAAAAGGTATTGATAACAGCAGGAGGGACGGCAGAATCCATCGATCCGATCCGGATACTAACGAGTCGTAGCTCTGGAAAGACCGGACTGGAACTGGCGAGAGAGGCATACATAAGGGGGGCAGATGTCAAATTGGTGCAGAGAGGGCACAGCCCCTATTCAGAGATCGAAAGCACCTATGTCGAGAGCGCTCAACAAATGACGGATGCGGTGCTTAACGAGTTGAGAAATGGTTTTGATGTGCTAATATGCCCTGCCGCCATATCAGACTATACAGTCGATAAGCACCCTGACAAAGCCTCCTTTGGCAAGGAGCAGACGTTATCGTTGAAGCCTGTTCCTAAGATGATAGAGTTGGTAAGGAAAAACCACCCTGATTTGACAATAATCGGCTTCAAAGCAGAGACGAATGTTTCCGTGAAAGAGTTGATCTCAAGAGCGAGATCGATGATGGATGAATACAAGCTGGACCTGGTGGTAGCAAACGACGTCGGTAAGGGCGGTATAGGTGAAGATGAGAATGAGGTATACATCCTTAGTAATGAGATCATGCATGTCAAGGGTTCAAAGAGTGACATAGCCAAGAAGGTCATAGATGCATTGGTCGAGGTGTTATGA
- a CDS encoding acyltransferase family protein, giving the protein MPENVSSKSGRILYMDNIRLFLIVMIVLHHVAVAYGGSGGWPLKETPTDEISPIIFLLFNAINQSYVLSFFYLLSGYFVPRSYDRKGPKIFLKDRLIRLGIPLLVYTTLIVPIIDYVVLNFARGREASLFGIITYRLQHPISTWETGPLWFVEALLIFSTVYVFYRFISSYSFSPFKNTFPTNAAVTGSIIAIALGTFFVRIWYPVGVEVLNSFQLGHFTHYIFCFWVGILAYRGRWFEHLSNPKPWKTVALLSIISLPIMIIVLGVIMGYDLDIALGTFSWQSLMTSTWESIACLSIIISLAYIFKNRFDTQGRLIKWMSPNFYAVYILHQLVIVSITIPFLYTTIPTALKFFFVSLIGVPTCFVLSDLIRKIPYAKRVLG; this is encoded by the coding sequence TTGCCTGAGAATGTATCCTCTAAATCAGGAAGAATTCTTTATATGGATAATATCAGGCTTTTTTTAATTGTTATGATTGTTCTTCACCATGTTGCTGTCGCCTATGGGGGTTCAGGTGGCTGGCCACTTAAGGAAACACCAACTGATGAAATCAGCCCCATTATCTTTTTATTATTTAATGCTATCAATCAAAGCTATGTCTTATCATTCTTTTATCTTCTTTCCGGATATTTTGTTCCAAGATCATATGATAGAAAAGGACCAAAAATATTCTTGAAAGACCGATTAATACGTTTAGGTATACCTCTCTTGGTTTACACCACTTTAATTGTTCCCATTATTGATTACGTTGTGTTAAATTTCGCCAGAGGAAGAGAAGCATCTTTGTTTGGAATAATTACCTATCGACTTCAACACCCGATTTCTACTTGGGAAACTGGACCTCTCTGGTTTGTAGAGGCTTTGCTGATTTTTTCGACAGTATATGTTTTTTACAGGTTCATTTCCAGTTATTCATTTAGTCCTTTTAAGAATACTTTTCCAACAAATGCAGCAGTTACGGGAAGCATTATAGCAATTGCATTAGGAACATTCTTTGTAAGGATATGGTATCCTGTTGGGGTTGAAGTACTGAATAGTTTCCAGTTAGGACATTTTACTCATTACATATTCTGTTTCTGGGTGGGGATATTGGCATACAGGGGGAGGTGGTTTGAGCATTTATCAAACCCAAAACCATGGAAAACAGTTGCTCTTTTATCAATAATTTCTTTGCCGATTATGATTATTGTTTTGGGCGTTATTATGGGTTATGATCTTGATATTGCTTTAGGTACGTTTTCTTGGCAATCTTTAATGACCTCAACATGGGAATCAATTGCCTGTTTGAGCATTATTATTAGTTTAGCATATATTTTCAAGAACAGATTTGACACACAGGGAAGATTGATTAAATGGATGTCCCCTAATTTCTATGCAGTATACATCCTTCATCAATTAGTTATAGTCTCGATAACGATCCCATTCTTATACACTACAATACCGACAGCCTTGAAATTCTTCTTTGTTTCATTAATCGGTGTTCCTACATGCTTCGTACTTAGCGATTTAATCAGAAAGATCCCCTATGCTAAAAGGGTCTTGGGTTAG
- a CDS encoding YbaN family protein, which yields MRNFKKIAFTILGSACTVLGLIGIIVPLLPTTPLLLLAAFFYGKSSHRLQQWLFNNRVFGSYLTNYVEGRGISRRNKIYTLTFLWLAIGYSIFFIISNFLIRALLFLIAICVTLHILTIKTINSKINP from the coding sequence ATGAGAAATTTCAAAAAGATTGCATTCACAATTCTTGGGTCCGCATGTACAGTATTAGGATTGATAGGCATCATTGTTCCACTTTTGCCAACAACACCTCTTCTTTTATTGGCTGCCTTTTTCTATGGCAAAAGCTCCCATAGGCTACAACAATGGTTATTCAATAATAGGGTCTTTGGCTCATATTTGACAAATTATGTGGAAGGGAGAGGTATTTCAAGAAGGAATAAGATATACACATTGACATTTCTATGGCTGGCAATAGGTTACTCCATATTCTTTATCATATCAAACTTCTTAATCCGGGCATTATTATTTCTAATCGCGATTTGTGTTACCCTCCATATCCTCACAATAAAAACAATAAATTCAAAAATCAACCCATAA